A genomic stretch from Frigoribacterium sp. PvP032 includes:
- the pyrF gene encoding orotidine-5'-phosphate decarboxylase produces the protein MTAASFGARLETVLETSGGLCVGIDPHPWLLEQWGLPTSASGVRELGLRAVEAAAGSAGVVKPQVAFFERWGSAGFAALEDVLTAARDAGLLVVGDAKRGDVGSTMDGYAEAWFAPDSPLRVDALTVSPYLGFGSLQGTIDRARQVGAGVFVLAATSNPEARAGQTALVTGADGASRTLAAGIVDQVRDDDQAAGETRLGSVGLVLGATVDLASYGIDTASLAGVPVLAPGFGHQGARVSDLRSLYGSAARNVLVSTSRGVLAAGPDGMAEAVRDAAEEVRTCLA, from the coding sequence GTGACGGCCGCCTCCTTCGGCGCGCGCCTCGAGACCGTGCTCGAGACGTCCGGCGGCCTCTGCGTCGGCATCGACCCGCACCCCTGGCTGCTGGAGCAGTGGGGGCTGCCGACCAGCGCCTCCGGCGTGCGCGAGCTCGGCCTGCGCGCTGTCGAGGCCGCAGCGGGGTCGGCCGGGGTCGTCAAGCCGCAGGTCGCCTTCTTCGAGCGCTGGGGCTCGGCGGGCTTCGCCGCCCTCGAGGACGTCCTCACGGCTGCCAGGGACGCCGGGCTGCTGGTCGTCGGCGACGCCAAGCGCGGAGACGTCGGCAGCACCATGGACGGCTACGCCGAGGCCTGGTTCGCACCCGACTCGCCCCTCCGCGTGGACGCCCTGACCGTGTCGCCGTACCTCGGCTTCGGCTCGCTGCAGGGCACGATCGACCGGGCCAGGCAGGTCGGCGCGGGCGTCTTCGTCCTCGCGGCCACCTCCAACCCGGAGGCGCGGGCGGGGCAGACGGCACTCGTCACCGGCGCCGACGGCGCGTCACGGACCCTGGCGGCAGGTATCGTCGACCAGGTGCGAGACGACGACCAGGCAGCGGGGGAGACCCGACTCGGCTCAGTGGGCCTCGTGCTCGGGGCGACCGTCGACCTCGCGTCCTACGGCATCGACACGGCCTCGCTCGCCGGCGTGCCCGTCCTCGCGCCCGGCTTCGGCCACCAGGGGGCCCGTGTCTCCGACCTGCGCTCTCTCTACGGCTCGGCCGCTCGGAACGTGCTCGTCTCGACGTCCAGGGGAGTCCTCGCGGCCGGCCCCGACGGGATGGCCGAGGCCGTCCGCGACGCCGCAGAGGAGGTGCGCACGTGCCTCGCATGA
- the gmk gene encoding guanylate kinase gives MTPPPVDRAAAARAAVAARRARAAVKASVAERRRTALDVAETAWAGEPTAPEATLRVRELLTSIPGIGPTRVARIMTDLGIAESKRVGGLGVRQRRILGDWLAVREARGRVRSRLVVLAGPTAVGKGTVSTHIRENYPDVHLSISATTRAPRPGEVDGVHYYFVDDAEFDRMIRERELLEWATVHNSYRYGTPRPPIDAALQAGRSVLLEIDLQGARLVRTAMPEAVLVFLLPPTWDELVRRLIGRGTEDAAEQQRRLETAKVELAAQDEFDVKVVNHDVPEAAREVVELMTAPEDARPRA, from the coding sequence ATGACCCCGCCGCCGGTCGACCGTGCCGCCGCCGCCAGGGCCGCGGTCGCTGCACGTCGTGCCCGCGCCGCAGTCAAGGCGTCCGTCGCCGAGCGCCGGCGCACCGCGCTCGACGTCGCCGAGACGGCCTGGGCCGGCGAGCCGACGGCCCCCGAGGCGACGCTGCGCGTCCGTGAGCTCCTCACCAGCATCCCCGGCATCGGGCCCACCCGCGTCGCCCGCATCATGACCGACCTCGGCATCGCCGAGTCCAAGCGCGTCGGCGGCCTCGGCGTCCGGCAGCGCCGCATCCTCGGCGACTGGCTCGCCGTCCGCGAGGCCAGGGGCCGCGTGCGCTCGCGCCTCGTCGTCCTCGCCGGGCCGACCGCCGTCGGCAAGGGCACGGTCTCGACCCACATCCGCGAGAACTACCCGGACGTGCACCTCTCCATCTCCGCGACGACCAGGGCGCCCCGCCCCGGCGAGGTCGACGGGGTGCACTACTACTTCGTCGACGACGCCGAGTTCGACCGGATGATCCGCGAGCGCGAGCTGCTCGAGTGGGCGACCGTGCACAACTCGTACCGCTACGGCACGCCGCGTCCGCCGATCGACGCCGCGCTGCAGGCCGGGCGGAGCGTCCTGCTCGAGATCGACCTGCAGGGCGCACGGCTCGTCCGCACGGCGATGCCCGAGGCAGTGCTCGTGTTCCTGCTGCCGCCCACGTGGGACGAACTGGTCCGTCGGCTGATCGGTCGCGGCACCGAGGACGCGGCCGAGCAGCAGCGCCGGCTCGAGACCGCGAAGGTCGAGCTGGCCGCCCAGGACGAGTTCGACGTCAAGGTCGTGAACCACGACGTGCCCGAAGCGGCTCGCGAGGTCGTAGAATTGATGACTGCGCCCGAGGACGCACGCCCGCGGGCGTGA
- the rpoZ gene encoding DNA-directed RNA polymerase subunit omega, with amino-acid sequence MADKNKGIIDPPIDELLSKVESKYALVIFASKRARQINDYYADLHEGSLFDNVGPLVDSTIDDKPLSVAMHEINEDKLEAKPLPATAE; translated from the coding sequence ATGGCCGACAAGAACAAGGGCATCATCGATCCGCCCATCGACGAGCTGCTCTCGAAGGTCGAGTCGAAGTACGCGCTCGTCATCTTCGCGTCCAAGCGCGCACGTCAGATCAACGACTACTACGCCGACCTGCACGAGGGCAGCCTGTTCGACAACGTCGGCCCGCTCGTCGACAGCACCATCGACGACAAGCCGCTCTCGGTCGCGATGCACGAGATCAACGAGGACAAGCTCGAGGCCAAGCCCCTCCCCGCCACCGCGGAGTAG
- the metK gene encoding methionine adenosyltransferase — MTPASSTTAPTSLRLFTSESVTEGHPDKICDQISDGILDALLAVDPQSRVAVETMVTTGLVHVAGEVTTKGYVDIPTIVRDLIVGIGYDSSAVSFDGRTCGVEVSIGAQSPDIAQGVDTALEARGGTSDDALDRQGAGDQGIMFGYATNETPQYMPLPVWLAHRLAERLAHVRKSGELDYLRPDGKTQVTVGYDGVVPRTVDTVVVSTQHSPSVSSEQLEADVIAHVVRPVLDEAGLDSTETRFIINPTGRFEIGGPQGDAGLTGRKIIVDTYGGASRHGGGAFSGKDPSKVDRSAAYAMRWVAKNAVAAGLADRIELQIAYAIGRAAPVGLYVETFGTGHVADDVIIDAVRQVFDLRPAAIIRDLDLLRPIYAATSTYGHFGRELPEFTWEALDRVDALRAAAGL, encoded by the coding sequence GTGACACCCGCCAGCAGCACGACCGCCCCGACGAGCCTCCGGCTCTTCACGTCGGAGTCGGTCACCGAGGGCCACCCCGACAAGATCTGCGACCAGATCTCCGACGGCATCCTCGACGCGCTGCTCGCGGTCGACCCGCAGAGCCGGGTCGCCGTCGAGACGATGGTGACGACCGGGCTCGTCCACGTGGCGGGCGAGGTCACCACCAAGGGCTACGTCGACATCCCCACGATCGTGCGCGACCTCATCGTCGGCATCGGCTACGACTCGTCGGCCGTGAGCTTCGACGGCCGCACCTGCGGGGTCGAGGTCTCCATCGGCGCCCAGTCGCCCGACATCGCCCAGGGCGTCGACACGGCGCTGGAGGCGCGGGGCGGCACCTCCGACGACGCTCTCGACCGCCAGGGCGCCGGCGACCAGGGCATCATGTTCGGCTACGCCACCAACGAGACGCCGCAGTACATGCCGCTGCCGGTGTGGTTGGCGCACCGGCTCGCGGAGCGCCTCGCGCACGTCCGCAAGAGCGGCGAGCTCGACTACCTCCGGCCCGACGGCAAGACCCAGGTCACGGTCGGCTACGACGGGGTCGTCCCGCGCACGGTCGACACGGTCGTCGTCTCGACCCAGCACTCGCCGAGCGTCTCGAGCGAGCAGCTCGAGGCGGACGTGATCGCCCACGTCGTGCGCCCCGTGCTCGACGAGGCCGGGCTCGACTCGACCGAGACGCGCTTCATCATCAACCCCACGGGTCGCTTCGAGATCGGCGGCCCCCAGGGCGACGCGGGTCTCACCGGCCGCAAGATCATCGTCGACACCTACGGCGGCGCGAGCCGGCACGGCGGCGGCGCGTTCTCCGGCAAGGACCCGTCGAAGGTCGACCGCTCGGCGGCCTACGCCATGCGCTGGGTGGCCAAGAACGCCGTCGCGGCAGGCCTGGCCGACCGCATCGAGCTGCAGATCGCCTACGCCATCGGCCGGGCCGCGCCCGTCGGGCTCTACGTCGAGACCTTCGGCACCGGCCACGTGGCCGACGACGTCATCATCGACGCCGTCCGGCAGGTCTTCGACCTGCGCCCGGCAGCGATCATCCGCGACCTCGACCTGCTGCGGCCGATCTACGCGGCGACCTCGACCTACGGCCACTTCGGCCGTGAGCTGCCCGAGTTCACCTGGGAGGCCCTCGACCGCGTCGACGCGCTCCGGGCCGCCGCCGGTCTCTGA